A segment of the Oryzias melastigma strain HK-1 unplaced genomic scaffold, ASM292280v2 sc00619, whole genome shotgun sequence genome:
TTTGGAGGTGGAGGCTGAAATCACGGAGCTCTTCCATAGCTGCCGTGACTGGAGCGACAAAATGGTTGTGAAGAAAGCTTTGCAATTTTAACCCGACCCTCCTTCGAGCTACCCCTCCCTACCCCCAGACCACGCCTCCTTCAAGCACCACCCTTTAACccgcccttttttttttttttggaagccCTGCCCACTCGGACTTTAAAAGCGTGGCGATACGGAGGACGGCTTTAAACCTTTGCCGACCGCCGACCCACCAGCCAAAAAGGACTGAACCTAAAGACGGGAGTATGCCGCGTGGTCAGAGACGTCTTACAACTATCTGGACACCTCTGACTCCTTCACCATCACCGACCGATCAAGGCATGCTTTCTTCTTCGGGGACGCCTCCAGACTTGGTCGGTTTTGACTCGTCCCAGGACCTCTTTGCCGAAGTGCCCGAACCCTCCCAAGAGGTCCAGATGGAAGAGGCTGAAGCTGCCCAGAGCCTCTTTGCTGAGGAGGCTTCCCAGGGGTGGGACGACGGGGCTCCGAGTCTGCCCGGCTCTTCCTCGGGATCTTATGCCTGCTCCCGATCGCTCCTGCAGGGTATGGTTCCTCCAAACCTCCGAGAAAAGGCGGAGGAAGGAACCGGACAGGGACAATGAGGATCTGTGGGAGGTGGACCACCCCACGATCGCACGTCCCATCAGGCGGAGAAAGGCGGAAAAAGGCCCTGAAGCATTGGTTGTGGATGTACCCGAGGGCCTGAAAGTGGACCGAGAAAAGGCTGAGGAAAGCGTCGACGAACAAGGTGTGGATGTACCGGGGAACGTGGATGTGGAGCGTCTGAAAAAGAACCAAGACGAGGGGAGCTCTTCTACCGCTTCACCCATGATTCAGGAGAAAGATACCGTCTTCACCCGTTTCATCCGTGTGGTCAAGGCGGCCGCTTACCATTTCCTCGACCACTGCGTGAGCGATCTGcgtaaagaaaaatgctacggATGTCAGGTTGACCATCCGAGCCAGACCCAACATCCCTGCTTGTTTGACATTGAAGACGGATTTATTGACATCCACTTTCAGACTCTGGTTAAGAAACTGCTGACTCCTGAATATACCCAAGCCGTCAGAATGCTGCTGTACAAGGAAGGAATTCTCTTTGACGATTCGAGGATCCTGGGAGTGACCGACGCTCTGCTGTACGAACTGAAATTTGCTGCTCGCCATACAGGAGGCGATGTTGTGAAGATCATGCACGAACGAATGATCAAGTTCAAGGAGGCTGAATTTGAATCGGATGAACTGGATCGAGCGACAAAGATTTGGAGAGGTCAGCCTTTCTATACCCCCCGGTTACTTTTTTATACAAGGCATTTGAATTGAGAGCTGTAACTTTTACtcaaatttgctttttctttatagttcaagttttgtttttttaaaatggttgtATGTAACTCACCATTATTgtagattagttttttttttaaaacaggtaGGTCACTCTTTATTATTGtagattattttttgcttttttttaaacggttgTATGTAACTCGCCGTTGTTGTAGAGTAgttgtgtttttacaaaaaaaaatcttgtatatAGCTTAGTTTTGTTTAAAGTATGTATGTAACTTGCCGTTATTGTagattagttttgtttttataaaaaagaagaaacttatATGTAgattagtttttgctttttttaaaacatgtatgtaACTCTTCATTCATGTAGattagtttttgatttttatattaaaaagaaaaaaagttagcacgtagattagtttttttaaaaaaaggaaaaagtttgtaCGCCATCTGACTTTTGTACGACGATGTATAATAAATGGCATCAAACCAAGTCCTTTGTCTCAGTCTCTTTTTAGAGAGGTTGGTGTGAAGGGATGTCTGAAAAACGAATcctgaaaaaagcctgttaTGACCCTTCCCATCCTGGAGGTTTTGGAGGTCCGGAGAGATTACGCGCAGCCGTGCAGGAAGAAACGGGGAAAAAGATCAGGTTGGTGGATGTGAAAGACTTTTTATCAGAGCAGGAAACCTATACTGCACAAACCGGCCCGAGTAAATTTCACAGGAACAGAGTGTTTGTCGCCAGACCGTTAAACCAATTTCAAGCCGATCTGTGCGACATGCAAGCTTTAGCGGAGCACAACGacggaaaaaagtatttactgaCGGTCATcaatgtattttcaaaaaaggCCTACGTTCGCGTTTTGCGGAAAATAACGGCTGATGATGTAACGAAAGCtttcaaatcaatttttaaagaaagtcaaaTTCCTGAAAAAATTCAAACGGACGCGGGTAAagagttttttaacaaaagttttcaaagtCTAATGAAAAAGCACGGAATTGTACAGCCAGCGATTTAAAAGCCTCCGTGATTGAAAGATTTAACAGAACGTTAAAAACTAGAATGTGGAGATTCTTTACGGCCGACAACACGAGGCGTTACGTGGACGTTTTGCCGGATTTGGTAGAGGGttataataaaagttttcacaaaagcataaaaatggcCCCGGCCGATGTCACTTTTGAAAACACCCCCCGAGTTTTTCGCAATCTCTACGGCTCGTTTCCTGATCGtcacaaaaaactaaagatgAAATTTGAAAAAGGAGATTCGGTAAGAATATCAGAATTGAGAGGAAAGTTTGACAACAAATACGAGCAGAGTTTTACAGACGAAGTGTTCACCGTAGCAGGGACTCTTCCTCGCACGCCGCCCATCTACAAACTCTAAGATTACGACCGCGAACCCATAAAAGGCTCTTTTTATGAGGCTGAGATGCAGAAAGTCAAAATAGGAAAAGATCACACATATCACGTAGAGAAAATTATAGGCAGACGTACGGTGAGGGGTGAAAAGCAGGTCTtggtaaaatggaaaaattggcCCGAAAAATTCAACAGCTGGATCAAGGCCTCGCAATTAAAAAAGCTATAATTGACGGAGCGACTCTCAACCGGCCTTATTTTTCATCATGAGCAGACACGGTAAAGAAGGCTTCTACATCACTTTACCGTCTAACGCCAGTTTAGACGTTTTTAAGGACAACAGAAGCTCTAGCTTTCGCGTCGATTTACCTCATCACATTGACTTTCGAGAGGAGTGGGAAGTAGCTCTGACGTAAATTTCCTATCCCATCACCTTTTTCAACGTACCCTATAATGAGGCCTACTttgaatggagagaaaaaactcaaaaaccaaacacaaaatccaCGATACACGTGCAGAGGATAAGAGCAGGGCGCTACGAAAACATCTAAATTTTCAGAGCGGAGCTTGAAcgcttttttagaaaaattaattcGGACATCTATCTGTCCTACAACGAGATTCTGAAACGTTTTGGATTCAAAGTGGGAGAAATGTTTCACATACGTTTTCACTATACTTTAGCTCGCATCATGGGTATGAGACCTGGCGAGTGGTTTTTCCTTGACCGAAAGCTGGCTCCTTTTCCGGCGGATTTGAGAGGAggcttttatcatttattctgCTACAGCGATGTAGTGGCGCCTCAGATTGTCGGAGATGTGTTTGCGCCTCTGATGAAAACGTTCGAAATGCAAGGGGAATATGGAGATATAGTTACGAAACGTTTTAACCCGGCTTATTATTTACCGGTGGCTAAACGTCGCATCGAAAACATACAGGTGGAAATAAAGAACgatcaaaacaaaaacgttgAATTTGCTTGCGGGAAATGTATCGTAACGCTGCACTTCAGAGTATAAAACGAGAAGTTCAAGCGTACGTCGGTCAGTATCTGCTACGCCGCAGACCAGGTTGCCAAAAGCGAGGTGAGGAAggacaacaaattaaaaaataaataaaaaactgaccaTGGTTTTAGTCGGCGTGAGAGAAGACCCGCAACGCTTTGTGCGTTATTACGACAGCCAAGTCGGGGGAGGTTTACCGGGTTTCTACGAAGCACCCGTCAGGTACGGAAGGGGACTCAGATCTATTTTTAGccgacttttttgttttgtgaaaccCCTTTTGAAACCCGCATTTTCCATCGTCAAACCCCATCTGTCGGCAGCGGCCAGCGACCTAGCCACGGATGTGTTTAGGTGAACCGTGTCAAAAATTAACCCAAATAGAAACGAGAAGCAACAAGGATCAGGAGGGCTGGCAGTGCTGGCCCGAAGACCCAAGAAAAGGCCTCCGGATGAACGATCGGTCTCTGTGTCGGGCCATAAAAGAGCGCGcggtaaagggaaaaaaattagtCGCCGCCGGCAAGAGGAGAAAGAAGCACGCAGGCTCCGCAGACATCTTTTAGAGCGAGGGGGGCCATGGCTCTGCTGCATCAAAAATCCACCGAATGCACTCTGGGTGAACTCGATCTATTTTCAGCACCCATGACGCAGCTGTCCATCGAGGACAAAATTTACTGCGAAATATCGCTCGTGACAGCCATAAGGGCCCGTTGAATTTTTTGTCCGATACGTTGCTTTACCTGCGCGTTAAAGTGTGTAACGCCGATGAGTCAAATTTAGNNNNNNNNNNNNNNNNNNNNNNNNNNNNNNNNNNNNNNNNNNNNNNNNNNNNNNNNNNNNNNNNNNNNNNNNNNNNNNNNNNNNNNNNNNNNNNNNNNNNNNNNNNNNNNNNNNNNNNNNNNNNNNNNNNNNNNNNNNNNNNNNNNNNNNNNNNNNNNNNNNNNNNNNNNNNNNNNNNNNNNNNNNNNNNNNNNNNNNNNNNNNNNNNNNNNNNNNNNNNNNNNNNNNNNNNNNNNNNNNNNNNNNNNNNNNNNNNNNNNNNNNNNNNNNNNNNNNNNNNNNNNNNNNNNNNNNNNNNNNNNNNNNNNNNNNNNNNNNNNNNNNNNNNNNNNNNNNNNNNNNNNNNNNNNNNNNNNNNNNNNNNNNNNNNNNNNNNNNNNNNNNNNNNNNNNNNNNNNNNNNNNNNNNNNNNNNNNNNNNNNNNNNNNNNNNNNNNNNNNNNNNNNNNNNNNNNNNNNNNNNNNNNNNNNNNNNNNNNNNNNNNNNNNNNNNNNNNNNNNNNNNNNNNNNNNNNNNNNNNNNNNNNNNNNNNNNNNNNNNNNNNNNNNNNNNNNNNNNNNNNNNNNNNNNNNNNNNNNNNNNNNNNNNNNNNNNNNNNNNNNNNNNNNNNNNNNNNNNNNNNNNNNNNNNNNNNNNNNNNNNNNNNNNNNNNNNNNNNNNNNNNNNNNNNNNNNNNNNNNNNNNNNNNNNNNNNNNNNNNNNNNNNNNNNNNNNNNNNNNNNNNNNNNNNNNNNNNNNNNNNNNNNNNNNNNNNNNNNNNNNNNNNNNNNNNNNNNNNNNNNNNNNNNNNNNNNNNNNNNNNNNNNNNNNNNNNNNNNNNNNNNNNNNNNNNNNNNNNNNNNNNNNNNNNNNNNNNNNNNNNNNNNNNNNNNNNNNNNNNNNNNNNNNNNNNNNNNNNNNNNNNNNNNNNNNNNNNNNNNNNNNNNNNNNNNNNNNNNNNNNNNNNNNNNNNNNNNNNNNNNNNNNNNNNNNNNNNNNNNNNNNNNNNNNNNNNNNNNNNNNNNNNNNNNNNNNNNNNNNNNNNNNNNNNNNNNNNNNNNNNNNNNNNNNNNNNNNNNNNNNNNNNNNNNNNNNNNNNNNNNNNNNNNNNNNNNNNNNNNNNNNNNNNNNNNNNNNNNNNNNNNNNNNNNNNNNNNNNNNNNNNNNNNNNNNNNNNNNNNNNNNNNNNNNNNNNNNNNNNNNNNNNNNNNNNNNNNNNNNNNNNNNNNNNNNNNNNNNNNNNNNNNNNNNNNNNNNNNNNNNNNNNNNNNNNNNNNNNNNNNNNNNNNNNNNNNNNNNNNNNNNNNNNNNNNNNNNNNNNNNNNNNNNNNNNNNNNNNNNNNNNNNNNNNNNNNNNNNNNNNNNNNNNNNNNNNNNNNNNNNNNNNNNNNNNNNNNNNNNNNNNNNNNNNNNNNNNNNNNNNNNNNNNNNNNNNNNNNNNNNNNNNNNNNNNNNNNNNNNNNNNNNNNNNNNNNNNNNNNNNNNNNNNNNNNNNNNNNNNNNNNNNNNNNNNNNNNNNNNNNNNNNNNNNNNNNNNNNNNNNNNNNNNNNNNNNNNNNNNNNNNNNNNNNNNNNNNNNNNNNNNNNNNNNNNNNNNNNNNNNNNNNNNNNNNNNNNNNNNNNNNNNNNNNNNNNNNNNNNNNNNNNNNNNNNNNNNNNNNNNNNNNNNNNNNNNNNNNNNNNNNNNNNNNNNNNNNNNNNNNNNNNNNNNNNNNNNNNNNNNNNNNNNNNNNNNNNNNNNNNNNNNNNNNNNNNNNNNNNNNNNNNNNNNNNNNNNNNNNNNNNNNNNNNNNNNNNNNNNNNNNNNNNNNNNNNNNNNNNNNNNNNNNNNNNNNNNNNNNNNNNNNNNNNNNNNNNNNNNNNNNNNNNNNNNNNNNNNNNNNNNNNNNNNNNNNNNNNNNNNNNNNNNNNNNNNNNNNNNNNNNNNNNNNNNNNNNNNNNNNNNNNNNNNNNNNNNNNNNNNNNNNNNNNNNNNNNNNNNNNNNNNNNNNNNNNNNNNNNNNNNNNNNNNNNNNNNNNNNNNNNNNNNNNNNNNNNNNNNNNNNNNNNNNNNNNNNNNNNNNNNNNNNNNNNNNNNNNNNNNNNNNNNNNNNNNNNNNNNNNNNNNNNNNNNNNNNNNNNNNNNNNNNNNNNNNNNNNNNNNNNNNNNNNNNNNNNNNNNNNNNNNNNNNNNNNNNNNNNNNNNNNNNNNNNNNNNNNNNNNNNNNNNNNNNNNNNNNNNNNNNNNNNNNNNNNNNNNNNNNNNNNNNNNNNNNNNNNNNNNNNNNNNNNNNNNNNNNNNNNNNNNNNNNNNNNNNNNNNNNNNNNNNNNNNNNNNNNNNNNNNNNNNNNNNNNNNNNNNNNNNNNNNNNNNNNNNNNNNNNNNNNNNNNNNNNNNNNNNNNNNNNNNNNNNNNNNNNNNNNNNNNNNNNNNNNNNNNNNNNNNNNNNNNNNNNNNNNNNNNNNNNNNNNNNNNNNNNNNNNNNNNNNNNNNNNNNNNNNNNNNNNNNNNNNNNNNNNNNNNNNNNNNNNNNNNNNNNNNNNNNNNNNNNNNNNNNNNNNNNNNNNNNNNNNNNNNNNNNNNNNNNNNNNNNNNNNNNNNNNNNNNNNNNNNNNNNNNNNNNNNNNNNNNNNNNNNNNNNNNNNNNNNNNNNNNNNNNNNNNNNNNNNNNNNNNNNNNNNNNNNNNNNNNNNNNNNNNNNNNNNNNNNNNNNNNNNNNNNNNNNNNNNNNNNNNNNNNNNNNNNNNNNNNNNNNNNNNNNNNNNNNNNNNNNNNNNNNNNNNNNNNNNNNNNNNNNNNNNNNNNNNNNNNNNNNNNNNNNNNNNNNNNNNNNNNNNNNNNNNNNNNNNNNNNNNNNNNNNNNNNNNNNNNNNNNNNNNNNNNNNNNNNNNNNNNNNNNNNNNNNNNNNNNNNNNNNNNNNNNNNNNNNNNNNNNNNNNNNNNNNNNNNNNNNNNNNNNNNNNNNNNNNNNNNNNNNNNNNNNNNNNNNNNNNNNNNNNNNNNNNNNNNNNNNNNNNNNNNNNNNNNNNNNNNNNNNNNNNNNNNNNNNNNNNNNNNNNNNNNNNNNNNNNNNNNNNNNNNNNNNNNNNNNNNNNNNNNNNNNNNNNNNNNNNNNNNNNNNNNNNNNNNNNNNNNNNNNNNNNNNNNNNNNNNNNNNNNNNNNNNNNNNNNNNNNNNNNNNNNNNNNNNNNNNNNNNNNNNNNNNNNNNNNNNNNNNNNNNNNNNNNNNNNNNNNNNNNNNNNNNNNNNNNNNNNNNNNNNNNNNNNNNNNNNNNNNNNNNNNNNNNNNNNNNNNNNNNNNNNNNNNNNNNNNNNNNNNNNNNNNNNNNNNNNNNNNNNNNNNNNNNNNNNNNNNNNNNNNNNNNNNNNNNNNNNNNNNNNNNNNNNNNNNNNNNNNNNNNNNNNNNNNNNNNNNNNNNNNNNNNNNNNNNNNNNNNNNNNNNNNNNNNNNNNNNNNNNNNNNNNNNNNNNNNNNNNNNNNNNNNNNNNNNNNNNNNNNNNNNNNNNNNNNNNNNNNNNNNNNNNNNNNNNNNNNNNNNNNNNNNNNNNNNNNNNNNNNNNNNNNNNNNNNNNNNNNNNNNNNNNNNNNNNNNNNNNNNNNNNNNNNNNNNNNNNNNNNNNNNNNNNNNNNNNNNNNNNNNNNNNNNNNNNNNNNNNNNNNNNNNNNNNNNNNNNNNNNNNNNNNNNNNNNNNNNNNNNNNNNNNNNNNNNNNNNNNNNNNNNNNNNNNNNNNNNNNNNNNNNNNNNNNNNNNNNNNNNNNNNNNNNNNNNNNNNNNNNNNNNNNNNNNNNNNNNNNNNNNNNNNNNNNNNNNNNNNNNNNNNNNNNNNNNNNNNNNNNNNNNNNNNNNNNNNNNNNNNNNNNNNNNNNNNNNNNNNNNNNNNNNNNNNNNNNNNNNNNNNNNNNNNNNNNNNNNNNNNNNNNNNNNNNNNNNNNNNNNNNNNNNNNNNNNNNNNNNNNNNNNNNNNNNNNNNNNNNNNNNNNNNNNNNNNNNNNNNNNNNNNNNNNNNNNNNNNNNNNNNNNNNNNNNNNNNNNNNNNNNNNNNNNNNNNNNNNNNNNNNNNNNNNNNNNNNNNNNNNNNNNNNNNNNNNNNNNNNNNNNNNNNNNNNNNNNNNNNNNNNNNNNNNNNNNNNNNNNNNNNNNNNNNNNNNNNNNNNNNNNNNNNNNNNNNNNNNNNNNNNNNNNNNNNNNNNNNNNNNNNNNNNNNNNNNNNNNNNNNNNNNNNNNNNNNNNNNNNNNNNNNNNNNNNNNNNNNNNNNNNNNNNNNNNNNNNNNNNNNNNNNNNNNNNNNNNNNNNNNNNNNNNNNNNNNNNNNNNNNNNNNNNNNNNNNNNNNNNNNNNNNNNNNNNNNNNNNNNNNNNNNNNNNNNNNNNNNNNNNNNNNNNNNNNNNNNNNNNNNNNNNNNNNNNNNNNNNNNNNNNNNNNNNNNNNNNNNNNNNNNNNNNNNNNNNNNNNNNNNNNNNNNNNNNNNNNNNNNNNNNNNNNNNNNNNNNNNNNNNNNNNNNNNNNNNNNNNNNNNNNNNNNNNNNNNNNNNNNNNNNNNNNNNNNNNNNNNNNNNNNNNNNNNNNNNNNNNNNNNNNNNNNNNNNNNNNNNNNNNNNNNNNNNNNNNNNNNNNNNNNNNNNNNNNNNNNNNNNNNNNNNNNNNNNNNNNNGATGGAGGGTTCGGGTCGAGTCACTCTGTGAACGTGTTCAGGAGAAACCAAGCCTggttaaaacagattttctgagGATCCAATTTGATGCCCTGATGGAGTTCGTAGTCACGAATGTAACGTTCTCGACTCTCGCGATCTCCGGCGTTCGGCGGGT
Coding sequences within it:
- the LOC118598446 gene encoding uncharacterized protein LOC118598446 — translated: MPAPDRSCRVWFLQTSEKRRRKEPDRDNEDLWEVDHPTIARPIRRRKAEKGPEALVVDVPEGLKVDREKAEESVDEQGVDVPGNVDVERLKKNQDEGSSSTASPMIQEKDTVFTRFIRVVKAAAYHFLDHCVSDLRKEKCYGCQVDHPSQTQHPCLFDIEDGFIDIHFQTLVKKLLTPEYTQAVRMLLYKEGILFDDSRILGVTDALLYELKFAARHTGGDVVKIMHERMIKFKEAEFESDELDRATKIWRGQPFYTPRLLFYTRHLN